In Rutidosis leptorrhynchoides isolate AG116_Rl617_1_P2 chromosome 6, CSIRO_AGI_Rlap_v1, whole genome shotgun sequence, the DNA window CCGAGCCTACAGCTTCACAAGGAGTCCTGGTGGCTCCTTAACGAAATGGTTACCTAGACTTATTTACGGTATACATTTAATTGCAATCCACACTACTACACTGGTGTACATTTAATTGCAATCCACGCTACTACACTCAAGTCAATTTTGACTTGATCAACACCTATTTATTACCCAGTTTGGATTGATCCTTCACAACAAACATTGTGGAAATATCATATAGATTTTCTTATATTTACGGAAATATTATATAATCTTTTACCAAATGTTTGTATCATAACACACAATTATTTATGCAGCACAAAAAGTTTTCTCAGACATGTAGCAAACATAAGTTTTTAAAGAATATTAACAAATGGGCAAATATTGTGTATTGTATATAAGCATTATGCATAAATCATCCAAGTTGCTAATGAAGAACAGCATGGTAGTATTGTACTACATCATTTACTTCACACTTTTCAGAAATTAACATGACATCACACAAATAACAAACGAATCCATATATTGTCACGCTTAAACAACATTTGAAGTAGTCCAGTGTTCACTATTATTCATCATAAGGTAAACAGTACATGTCGAAGATCTGTAACTAGAGACTAAATATGATCACAAGAGAATATATAACAACACAGTTGTTAAGAATGGGTACAAGAACAAACTGGATTCTTTACAAAGTATCAGCATCAGCAGATAGAATTTAATAACACAGCAACAAAAAACAAGTTCATATCCACCAATCTATTTATAAATATAGATATGATACCGTCACACTTTTACCAACACAAGAATAAATCGAATTGATCGAAGTTAAAAACACACCCATCACCTTATAATCACCCGAACAAGAATATAAATAAGACCGAACCAAAaaagggaagaaaaaaaaataaccaaAAAAAGAACTTTTTTGCTTTGTACTTCATTGCTATATCCATCATTAAatttcagaaagaaaaaaaaaaacaagaatcGTCCGCCACAACCTCCATCCTATACTCTTGATTTGTGTTTCAAAATCCATGAAATATACGAAGGCGTATAGGAAGGTAGCATACCACTGGTTCTGTGTACACACATATATGATTCTTGAAGCCAAGTCCATCGGTGTTCATTATATTCAGATTGTTTGCAGAAGGTTTTATAGTATCGTTCACTTTTAACGTCCAGTTTTTGCACGTTTCATTCCACTGCTGGTGTTAAATGGTGATACGCTGCCACTCGGTCCAGGACTATCTTCTCTAAAATTTGAGTTGAGCATCGCCAGTTCACGTAACTGCTGTCTTTTTATATAATCTTGGGACTCGTCCTGTGTTCATCACGACATATGTAAGACAAGCACAAAATTACAGAAATGATACCATAAAATATATAATGTCGAAATAGCATTGGTCAAAATAGACTAAATTGGGTCAGAGCAAGCtgcaaacaaatgttatctatatttaCAGATACTTAATGCATCAACTATGATTAATTGATTACTAAAACAgtgatattacaataataataataataattaagatcttTAAACAAGAACAATTTATGATGTTGCATGCATTAAAAGTATACTGGGGAGGATTTTCACCCGAGTAAACAGTTTGACCCACTTGACCCAATTGAGATAAACCTCAAGCGCAGTGATGAGTAAATGGGTCGAAACAATCATCTCTTATGTAAGTACAAATTTTGTTGCAGGGAAATAATAAAATACAGTTTATTTTCAgttgataataatatttagttaccatatttataataatttgataGCCACACTATGTAATAAAAATGTTACACACGGTAGAAATTTAAATTGAGGTAATAATCTATAATAAAATTATTAGAAGTTTCAGAAACTAAAAAGTGCAAACTTCATCAAAAGTCAGCTGCATTTCTTTCAACACGGAAGAACATATAATGCATGTTCTGTGACATTACTTATGATGTCTGTAATAATCTCAAGTAATATCAGAATGTTGTATTTATAGAcataaaataataaaaaggttaactTTTAAAATTAGAGATCAAGCAAATTAGTTTGTAAATCCACAAATGACAATCTCTTTAAGCCGTCAAGTCATCAACAACGTTTGGATAACTAAATGGACGTATTTGACGACCTCTACATATATCGCTTTTAATAAAGCAAAAATACACTTCTTGTTTGGAAATCAAAAGTAGTTTATTTGACCTCATAAGTCAAACTTAGGGGTGAAACTTAGCCCAATTTGATCTTTAACAACCTTGTGTTCTAGCTTAGCTTTCAATCACAGAAGACATAATACTCGAAGAGTGATGATAAATGTGACTAATATAAATACCAACATATATGCCTCTACTACATTTCTTGTTTGAcacataacttatatattttatctaACCATCTTTTTTAGGCATTACTCTACGCACATGCACTAGGCATACGAATCAAACGCGGGACCAAAATTTTTTAAAGGAAATAAGCTCCTTAAAGGAATATGACAACACAACCAAGCCTAGCACAGGGGACCACCAAAAGTATAATGGTAATACTTAGACCACAATTAACGCGGTGTGTTACAGCGGCGTAGCTGATATTTTTTTTGGCGTGATAAGCTTCATCACAGGAAGAGAAATGGTGTGACTGAAGGTTTGGACCAATCCCATGTTGCCATGTGTCCAGATCGTTTTTCGTTTtctattttgatttttttttttttttaccaaagtgTGTATTGTGTGTCCAACTTCCAACATCATTTATGTGAAACTCAATCTCATACACAAAAATTATCTCCTACATCACATTTAATTAGAGCCAATGATATGATTTTAATTTTATAATACTACATAATCACTTTCAAAACGCACATCAACGTTCAAGCATCAAAATAACCCAATAACTTTCTAGTTTTAGTTATTTAAACCAACGTAATGTTTCCACCTCCAGATGAATCAAAACCCAAAATTTACCTTAAATACTTATTAAAAATGTAGtaatttattattactaactagAAACGTAATTCTAAAGGATGCATTTCATAAATTTTATCAATCCGCATTAGCAGAATATTCGTTTTTAACCAAACTAACACTAGACCGTTACCCAATCTGTCAAAACCAACGCATTTCACGGCCTCTAACATTGACAAATAGGAGCATTGATGGTAAAGAAAGATACCACAGGTTTAAGCAGTTCTTCGATAATTTCTTGTGCCTGCCTCAGCCTGATATCGACAACACTTGCAGGTAAATCCGCCTCGATCAAAATGTGAAGAGGCTCGTTTAGATGTTCATAGCCGGGTCGTCCTCTCAACTTATCTTCCTGTAGAAATAACAATCGAGAATCAACAAAACAACATTGACATATAAAGGTAGCAAAATGGGCCACTCTGACGCTTCTGTAATGGGTCAAAAGAGGCAAGTTCTTTTATAAGGTTTGAAACAAGTCAGCTTAAACCAACACATTTTATTGCACAAACATTTTAGAAACTTCGTATACATAAAATTTACACTTTGAGAgacttagggtgcgtttgataaaagagAATGATTAAGTGCTGAATGATTcaaaatctgaatgattcaaaggttcTGACTTGGTACTGAACGAAAAAAACATGTACGATAATCATTCTGAATGATATCTATGAATGATGTAAACTGAGGTATTAACcttataaatgaataaataaatataatacaattgtTTAATAAGTGTTCTGGATATAATTTAAGGAACATGATAAAATAAATTGAGGTGCTGAAAGGTGAAGAGAATATTTTAACTCTCAATGATTCAGCACATGTTATATGGTTCAACATCATTAGTCATTCAAACGCAGCCTTACTAGTTACTACCCCGTTTGACCTGTTTGAAATGTATCAATTTATTGAGTATTTTGGCTATGCCCCACGTTAATCATTAAAGTTATATAATAACTCAAACCGACCCATTCACATGTAAATAAGTCAATTTGCCAATTATATTGTCAAAAAACACACCCTGTATACAAAAACAGAGCTTTTGGTTGAATTATACCTGTTCTGCATCCTTGATTGACCCTTTTCCTCTAATATAAACGCGACAACCAGTTGTACCCTCTACCCGCTTTAGTGAATTGCCTCTGGGACCGAGTAGCCTTCCAACAAAgttaaactaaaatacaaaaaGATAGATAAACTCAGTAAAATGTGATTAAAATAAACGTAATCCGTAAAAAGTAGAAAGAAGAATACACACATTTGGATAACTATCGACTGGTATCTCTAATCGTAAAATTCTCTTCACTGTGTATGCGCTCGGACTTGCGGGAGCTCCTTGCCAATCCATAGTTGTTCCTGGTGGTCTACTTAACCTCTGTCATAAATAAGATCCAACCAAACATGTATCAGTTTTTCAGACAAAACACATGTTCTACTGAGTGATTCAACAATATGTATAGATATTTATTCTAGCAGAACCATTAACTCGAAGAGGTTGAATAGAATAAATTAGCATAATCATGTTCAAACAAAAAAGGTGCAATATAGTGTTTACACCAATTTCAAGCCATAAATAAGTTCAAATGGGCAGCACTGTATCTCAAATGTATAAAATGATTCCATTCCCAAAAAAAGGATTAGATCAACTGTCCAAGTGTATTTAAAATGCAGAAACCTTCTATATAGTTCTGTTAAAATTTTATATTAGTTACAACAAATTTTTCTACTCGAATTAATCACAATTAAAATACACAAAAATTATAAAATGCATTAAAAAAAAGACTAAGAGATCAAAACAAACGTGTGGAGAAACAAGACTCGACATGTACAAAAGACTACGTCGTGGTAATGGGTAACCAAAAGAAGTCTCCAATTTAGTGCTCCCACCTACTCCTTCGAGTATTATGATTCCTCGATAGATCACAGGGACCAAAAAACAACTAACAAAAACCCTATTTATTCCATGAACATGTCTCATTTCACCAGCAATCAAATACAAAATAACACTATGCCAGAGTCCGAGGGCTATGATTATATTAAATACAACAAAATAACAGAATTCCCAATCAGCAACATTTTTTTAACGAAAAATGCTGCATCAGTGTCCCATCTCAATATTAGCATTTTTACTGTAACCAGGGGACCAAACACCATTTCAAAATCAAATGACCGGGCATGCACAATGAAAAGCAAGCGATACAAAATGGAGCATTTGTGACTAAATGCTGTTAATCCATGACATTTACCGTCGTTTAATATCAGGTTGTTTCACTCACTCTCAACGTCAAGATTCATTCTTAAATTAACAAATTGCAAAGCTCCATCTAATCACCAATTTCTCTTAGAAGTCTTAACAACTCCTCTAAGAGCAGTCCATATGGAAAAGGTCGTGTGCGCTTTCTAACTTGCACCACAAGCGACACCATAAGTACTACCTTGTGGTGATCGGGTACGTGGTGTACACAATGAGCGTGTAGCATTTTTTTCTTTGTAACTAAAATattgttaataaataaataaaaaaatgtggGTCCCAGTTGGTTAGTGATGAGTAACTAATAAGTCATGCTAGAATGTGTTTTATGGTGTTTCAGTTTTGGTAATGTGGTGCCAGTTATGATAATAAGTGATCCAAGAAAGCTCAGCTAGGATGTTCTCAccaaagggaaaaaaaaaaaatactacatACTACAGTAATAAACAAGGATTTTGCTAACGACGGCCCTTGGAGCTGTCTTTAACACACTTAAAACACTTGTACTATTAGATAACCGCCACCATAAAGTTAATAACCAACTGCTATATACAAGTGTTTTAAGAGTGTTAACGACAATCCTTTTGCAAAATCCAATAAACAAACATGGATTAAGATACATATACTGCAGTAATCATTCTCAAAATATTATGACAAAAGATTCATAATTACCTCCGGTGGAAGACCGTTCCAGCCACCCATTCTAGTCCCCGAAACATTTGACATCAGATTTGAAGACGCCATGGGGCTCGGACTTCTATGTCGCAGTCTATCCAGCTCATTAAACCCTTGATTAGGCAGCATACCCGAGACCCTCATGATCTCTAGAAACAACAAAATAAACTTCTTAATTTATTAAAGAACTTAAAATCATATTGcatttgtaattgtaattgtaattgtaaatgTAATTTTCGCACTGGATAAAACTTATATCAAAATACTAGAATTCCCAATCAGCAACATTATTCAACGAACTATATAATTCATCGGTGTGTCCCCAACTCAACCTCCATATCAGCATTTTAACCGCTAACCAAGAGCAAGATAATTAATGTAATTATAATGTAAATGAAATAATTATTAAGACTTTAGTTAATTATCAACTTGTGTAGGTGGGGGGGTCAACATAAAATTGACCCATTTGTCAATTCATGAAGTCCAAATACTATTGTTGGTCCAGAAACATTCAAAGGGATCTACATCACACAGCCAAAAATTCACACACAAAACAATAAAGATCCAACAAGAAAATGAAACCTTGATTCAATAATCTGCTGCATACTGGAAGAACTTGCATAAAAGGTTGAAGCTTTTGATGCTCCTCCAATAATTCAGTCAAGTATTGACTACAAACAAACAGATAAATCCAATCAAAATACAACCCATAAAAGGATTagatcaaaataaaataaaaataaaaaatcaagAAACCTAATAAGTATAACAAAGTGTGAAAAAGATACAAACTTTACAAACCTATCAGCATCTGGGTTAGTTCTGATAAGTGGTGAAACAGCTCTTGCTGGAGAGAAGTTAGGATTATACAAACCTGACATAaagaataaaataataataataataataataataataataatattccagCGATAAACAAGGGTGGAAATTGAGTAGATAAAAAATAGGGGTTTGGGAACTTGGGGGCGGAGGGAAGATGATGAGAAGAAAacagtattttattttattttgtttaattaaaataaaataaaagaaaatgaaAAGGGTTTGTTTGTGCCAATAATAATAAAGGAGGCGCAGAACAAAAAGGTCGGTCAGAATTTTTTACTAAGAATTTTAGTCATTAATCGGATCTGTACTGTTTAGTCTTTACTTCGCTAGTAACTGTATATGTATTATGATGCGAATCTGGTTAGGATCAAAAGTTAATACGCAAACATTATCTTTCATTTTTAAAGGTTTTGAATTCTGAACAGTGACAATGATACATGATATCTTTTTTTCCCGAAAACACAAATTATATAACCGAATAAAAAAGAGATAGGATGCTCTAGGGCGTTAGCACTGTTACAAAGACAGATATCACATATGCTCAATCGGCCACGGGTCGCACGAAATCAATATTAGGATAAGACGATGAATGGATTATTGTCTCGACTAAAAGATGATAATCCTATAAGTGTATAGAGTATTTTCTGTAAGTTGGTGTGTTGAAAATGAGTTTAGAAATAGCAAATTTCTGGGACATTTTTTCATGAATGAAAGTGTATATTTATAATAGGTCAAAATGTGCATTGAAGTGATGCATTCTTTCAAAATTGGTTATGATCAAAAGACACAACATTTGGCTATGGACATGTTTGAAAGGGTGCATTAGAACACTAATAAACTCTTTGAACATGTCCCAAAACGTCTAGGTATACCATGCAACCGTTTATGAAATGTTGCAAAACGTTTGGGCAAAAGTTACCACTTTTCTGCAGAACCAACATTATGATGCGGTACACCATACAAGAGGTGTGGCGCACCTGTTGATGATTGCGGAGCACCATAACTTATCAAAACTTACTGTTAATGAATGGTCCATTTCTCGTTTTATGGTGTGGCACACCACCAACATGGTGCGGTGCACCTTAATCCTGGACATCCCAACCAAAGTTTAATTCAACTCAAACTAAATCCCAACTCAAGTAATCTCTTCAAATCTTTGAcggacgtgtactccacactctcaaaATTCGTTCCAGAGTATTAGTGATTACCTTCACTTTCAACCTAGCAAATCCAATATACCAAAATgattcattatattacactaaaatACCAACAAATCCCCCCTATTTTAGTGTTAACCTTGATTTACTAAAATGTAAACAAACAGTCAAACTAATGCATCAATGGAAATGTTCATGGAATTGAATTACCACCTAGTATATTACACATTCTAAGAATTCAAAAATCAGGGTGCTCGTAACGTTTGGACCCATCAGTCCATTTGAAAATTTAAAGATAATATACACATCAGTTTCGTACTTTCTAACAATTAAACCTGACAATTTAAAAACCATGTGTCCCAATCCATTCATGAACATATCGAAAACTATTTCCCAAGCTTTCTTGAATCGGAAAAAGTTCATGTCCATATAGGTAGTTTTCTTCAATCTCGCTCCTACAATGCAGTTTTCAAGAAAACTATTAAGAGGTGTTAAACTTCAACCTAACTTTATCTTGTAGGTCAGAACACATACCTTGAGATCATATTTACATGTGTTCCAAACTTCAAAAAGTAGGCATTCCACATTGAATTCAGCTCATAGCGTTGTATTAGAAGGGAATTGGATATCCCACTTTGGAAGATCTAAATGGACTTCAATCTCACATCAATAGCAGCCTTGTGCACTAAGTCCTTTGCTAATCCTTTGGTCAGCCAAAGTTTTGTTGTGACCTCACAAAGTCAACATAAATTACTCCATTGGCGATCAACTCTCAAATCATGCTATGtctaacacctaagtgtctagactttccattataTATTTGGCTATAAGCCCTTAACCAAAGTTGAAGCATTATCACAATGAATACATATTGGAGATATAGGCTTTGGCCACAAAGGAATCTCATAGATTAAATTCTTTAACCATTTGGCTTCATTATCGGCTGCCGCCAAAGTTACAAACTCATATTCCATGGTCGAAGTAGTAATACATGTTTGTTTCTTCGATGCACATGAAATATCTCCTCCACCAAGTAGGAATATCTAACCCGTTGTAGAAGAATGATCTTCAACATTTGTAATTGAACTCCCATCTAAATATCCTTCTATGATAGAAGGAAATCCGGAGTATGTGATGTCATAATCCATGGTTTGCTTCAAGTACTTGAATACTCTACTAATCGCATGCCAATGGTGAGTGCTCGGGTCACTTGTAAATCTACTTTAACTTCCCCATAACATAAGCAATATCCGGTCTTGTACTAGTCATAGCATACATCAAACAACCTAttgcttgagagtattcaagtttcGATACCGCATTGCCCGTATTAGGCAAAAGCTTAATATTATGTTCAATAGGGGTACTAATCGTCGAACACTTCTCATGATTCAATTTCTTGAGAATTTTCTCAATATATCGAGATTGAGTGATTGTGATACCCATGTCATCACGTTTAATCCTTATACCAAGGATCACATTCGCCACTCCCATATCCTTCATTGAGAACTTTGATGACATAAATTCCTTGGTTTTATCCACTTGATCATGGTCGGTGCCAAATATCAACATACAAGCAAATGATCACACATTTCCCCTTTTGATCAAATTTTCTATAAAAACACATGTCCGATATATTTAAAATTAAGCCATGAGACAACACCATATCATCAAATTTTTTATGCCATTGTTTAGATGCTTGTTTAAGTTCATACAATGACTTAATCAATTTACACACCGTTGTCTCTTGTCCTGACATTACAAATCCCCCGGGGTATTTCATGTATACCTCCTCCTCCAAATCACCATTGGTTGTTTTCACATCCATTTGGTGGATCACTAGATTATGAGTAGAAGCAAGAGCTATCAACAATCTAATGTGGTAATACGTGCAATCTAAGTATATGTATCAAATTAGTCTATGCCttccttttgtctaaagccttggatAACTAATCGATCTTTAAACTTATCAATCGTCCCATCAACCTTCATCTTACGTTTGAAGATCCATTTATTGTCCAATGGTTTACACCCCATTGGCAAGTCTGCTAAAACCCAAGTATTATTTTTCGACAATAAAGTCCATCTCATCACGGATTGCTTCTTTCGAAAAAGCAACGTCTCGAGATCTCATAGCTTCATCATAGGTCATAGGTACAACCTCTATATTGTGACAATAGTAGAGATGATATTGAATACAATCCATAGATCCCTTAACTAGATATAGTTGAAAGTTAGAACCATACGATTTAGGAGTTCTTGTTCTACTCTCTCTACGAGGTTCGGGTGTCTCACTTGTAATTTCTTCCAATTGAGCTCCTTGGGAGGTACTTGCAATAGGTACTGTGTCCTTTGGTCTAGGTATTGAAGTAAACCTCGATTCATCAAAGATAACATCTCTTGACTCTATGACGGTGTTAACCGAAACCGAGTTATTAGGTTCAATGACATAGAACATATAGGCCTTGGAATGCTAGGCATATTCGATAAAGATGCAATCAATACCTTTATCACCTAAAGTTTTCCTTTTAGGTTCTATTAGTCTCACGACCGCCCGACATCCCCAAACATGCAAGTAATGCAAGTTTGGTTGTTTTTTATACCAAAGTTCATAAGGGGTCATTTTTCCCTTCTTGTTGGGAACCCTATTCAAGATTTAACAAACCGTTAACATGGCTTCACCCTAAAAAACTTCACTCAAACCCAAATAGGAATTCATGACTTAACCATTTCTTTAAGTGTCTTATTCTTCCTTTCAGCTACACCATTTCGTTGTGGTGTATAAGGAGCCGTGGTTTGGTGAATCACACCTATTGAATGGAAATAAACTGGGTCATAGTATTCACTACCTCTATCAATACGCAATGTTTTAATTGAACAATCTCGTtataattctacttcagttttatagATCTTAAACTTTTCCAAAGCTTCATATTTAGCATGCAAAAGATACACATAGTGATACCTAAATGAATCATCTATAAATATGATCATATACTTCTTGTTACCTATTAAAAGAGTAGCATGAAAGTCACATAGATCACTATAAATTAGCTATAGTGGCATAGATTTTTGGTTTATCTCTTTAAATGGTTGTCTAATTATAGTCAACATACAAGTTTTGCATTTTTCCAAATTTAGATCAAAACTTGGTACCAAATCTTCCTTGAACATATCATGTAAAATTTTATAATGTACATGTCCTAAATGTGCATGACACAAACCGGAATCATTAGAACTAGAACTAATCATGCAAGTATAATTCATGGCATTAGGAACATTTTGGATTGATCTAACGCAGCTAACTGCATCATTTGGTGGATTTTTGTTATGATTTGAGGTGTTTTTGTTGAAAACCACCGTGAACCACCTACTGCCGCCACCGTTCTTCACCGGATTCCACACAaaatgatgatggtggcggtttatgACGACGATGATGAACATGGTGGTGGTGAAGATGCAGATGGTGGCGGTgaagatgaagatggtgatgaagaGGATTATGGGTGAAATTTTAAGAAACTTCATGGATCAATTTTGTATTTTTGactaacgatcgttaatgaatttaactaagattacctcaattttaaaattgAATACGTAATCATTTTCTTGAGCAAAAATAAAATTGAAGTCCTTTTGGGCTTAGGtaaattgggggttaccttgattaATAGGGTAACACAtgttaccttttcgggccatttgGTCGGAAGTAAAATATGGATGTAAATCAGATCAGATGGTTTGTATGCACCATCGTTCACTCTTTAAACGATAATACAATAATTAATGAAGTCGCCCTCATTGCTAATTGATATgactgaaacggacggttttatttttgcggtgtcgttaggccgcaggacgtcagaatcagctatcgggagaggaagcaatagttttaaatttatatttagcggggcctaaatcgtactactccttattatggtcaGTAAGGGAAGTGTGACATAGTGTctaatttttaagatatcagtagaatcgaacctataactaaaacttaagataatcctaaagtgaaggagtagtggtttgttacctaattttgggtttttatagtttataagataaaataaagtaaatgcgataaaatttgtaattcagataaggttaaagcaagttcaTACTAtggtttcatcagttactttgccgagattatggaatgctggctcatgaatatgtagtgaccttgtattcattaaacTAGTCCTAACGCCCCTGTCATACAACATGTCACTGGTAATGCGTTAAGCTTGAAGATTCTgagtagacagcaacgtcccttacccccgacgcccgtgcagtctgactacatgcatacacgttcagacggctcatccaattgagcgactcggttgggtgacgtattaacattccacaaaggtctaaactttcttaagcataatagaatacatggtgtgCCATATTCGAGATACGTGATGTGTTttgatgctttcattaatgattggattTAAAAAGATAGTTAAGCCCtttgaaaagagttcaaccataaagaataccatggccaagtcagtttgACTTTCATGAACACatttggttatcctaacggtccaatcctttatgtgtttaaacaaacagttccttaattaactaagaatcccttaagcagggtgcaatgcttgagaccatgttatggtgaagtgtactaatcagcactgaccgggttccatggccttacttagcagaggtacagcttacaacaaccgttgtgcttcagcgtacaCATAGCCAcatacaaagtttatatgcttggtgactacactagcttggtctaggaccgacaatgtactaggggtctagttagatgttccaCTACGAAAgaatcctcagtcagaatccaaggctcggtggacttactacaaccggtgtgcctcatttaaacttacgttgtatccgatagacttctcttaccaaggggtgacacagatagtgtactctgaattggggttcacgacttcccaataacagagccgataactacgttctattagttgtaaaagcaattgagtttaaagcataatcggaaagcatctcgacaacatacacaaaccataaataTTATTTCGACACTATAACTGACTACATGATAGCATTCACTAAAGAAaagtactcgctaatcatggcaacaacatcacaaagcataataatgaaagacattatataacgGCAAAG includes these proteins:
- the LOC139852221 gene encoding KH domain-containing protein At3g08620-like, translated to MSGLYNPNFSPARAVSPLIRTNPDADSQYLTELLEEHQKLQPFMQVLPVCSRLLNQEIMRVSGMLPNQGFNELDRLRHRSPSPMASSNLMSNVSGTRMGGWNGLPPERLSRPPGTTMDWQGAPASPSAYTVKRILRLEIPVDSYPNFNFVGRLLGPRGNSLKRVEGTTGCRVYIRGKGSIKDAEQEDKLRGRPGYEHLNEPLHILIEADLPASVVDIRLRQAQEIIEELLKPVDESQDYIKRQQLRELAMLNSNFREDSPGPSGSVSPFNTSSGMKRAKTGR
- the LOC139853856 gene encoding uncharacterized mitochondrial protein AtMg00810-like codes for the protein MLIFGTDHDQVDKTKEFMSSKFSMKDMGVANVILGIRIKRDDMGITITQSRYIEKILKKLNHEKCSTISTPIEHNIKLLPNTGNAVSKLEYSQAIGCLMYAMTSTRPDIAYVMGKLK